The segment TGGTGATCACTTTGCCCCGCGGACGATTCAGAACTGAAGAGTCCTAGCGATTGAGTTCCGCATGAGATCTCGTACAACTCAAAAGTCCTGCGCTTTAGCGATAGCTGTATTCGTCAGTCTGCACATCAGCCCGGCTTCTGCACTGACGAATCGCATCGACGAGCGCTTCAGCGACTACACCGCGGGCAAGTCCTTCGACGATGGTCAGAAATTCGGTCACTGGCGGGTGGTGTTCGACGGAGTGAACAGCGGTCACGGCGTACACCTAAGCAAATCTGGCTTGCTACTCGCTCCGCAAAGTGCCCAGACTTCCGATACGACCAACTCGACTCTTGTCGTCTCACGCAAGAAGTTCACCGATGCTCCACTGCATCTGAGCGCGACATGGACGACCCAGCGCACCACACGTCTTGGCGCCGCGAACCCTTGGGAAACCGGTTGGCTGATTTGGGATTACGTAGACGCATCCCATTTCACCTACTTGATTCTCAAGCCAAATGGCTGGGAGGTCGGGCGACGAGATCCCGGTGTGCCGGGCGGGCAGCGATTCATTGCCGATGCACCCTCACCCGTGACAACTATCGGCATGAAGCGCTCAGCGACGGTTGATCGCCTCAATGGGCAAACCACGATCAGTGTTGACGGTGCTCCGCTGACGAGTTTCACACTTACCGCAGATGAAAGCCGAGGCTCAGTCGGCATGTACTCCGAAGATGCAGTTGTGCTTTGGAGTCGCATCGTTGTTGCAACGAACTAGCCCTCCCGAGCCCACGTGATAGGCCTACAACTACAGGAGTGATTCGGCAGCGATCGCCTTCTCCTGCCACCAATTGAGTTCATCGTCCAAACCCCCGAAGGCTTTCTCCCAGCCGAATTGCACCAAGCCACCCAGCAAGCTCAGTGCCAGTTGGCGTTCCCACCACGGCTCAGTATCGATCCCAAGTAATTCAAGATCCTCGCG is part of the Actinomycetota bacterium genome and harbors:
- a CDS encoding calcium-binding protein — protein: MRSRTTQKSCALAIAVFVSLHISPASALTNRIDERFSDYTAGKSFDDGQKFGHWRVVFDGVNSGHGVHLSKSGLLLAPQSAQTSDTTNSTLVVSRKKFTDAPLHLSATWTTQRTTRLGAANPWETGWLIWDYVDASHFTYLILKPNGWEVGRRDPGVPGGQRFIADAPSPVTTIGMKRSATVDRLNGQTTISVDGAPLTSFTLTADESRGSVGMYSEDAVVLWSRIVVATN